In Neoarius graeffei isolate fNeoGra1 chromosome 9, fNeoGra1.pri, whole genome shotgun sequence, one genomic interval encodes:
- the LOC132891220 gene encoding granzyme B-like isoform X1 has product MWFGCTAGMVFFSISLLVLAVLPLCGAVENGIIGGKEARKHSRPYMVSVQINRAHVCGGMLIKEDYVLTTAHCVDAFTGNDKLEVVLGAHNITQKEPQQQRIHVQKYIKYPCYKKNKRPDDIMLLKLKTAAKLNNAVKVLDLPKKNENIPARQKCSIAGWGKTSQNSSWSSVLQEVTLVVQFNFECKKIWNDTFDNPSMICTVPDGKKAFCQGDSGSPLICGNAAEGIAAYTFRENCLNRKYPEVYMKISYFNSWIKQVIG; this is encoded by the exons ATGTGGTTTGGGTGCACAGCAGGCATGGTGTTCTTCAGCATCTCTCTACTTGTTCTAGCTGTCCTCCCTTTGTGCG GGGCAGTGGAGAATGGTATTATTGGAGGAAAGGAAGCGAGAAAGCACTCCCGACCCTACATGGTGTCTGTTCAGATTAACAGGGCACACGTGTGTGGTGGTATGCTTATAAAAGAAGATTATGTGCTGACTACAGCCCACTGTGTAGA TGCCTTTACTGGAAACGACAAGTTGGAAGTTGTACTGGGAGCTCACAACATCACACAAAAGGAGCCCCAGCAACAGAGAATCCATGTGCAGAAATACATAAAGTACCCGTGTTACAAGAAGAACAAACGTCCAGATGATATCATGCTACTGAAG CTGAAGACTGCAGCCAAGCTGAACAATGCCGTAAAGGTTCTTGATCTACCTAAGAAGAATGAGAACATTCCAGCTCGTCAGAAGTGTTCCATAGCTGGCTGGGGCAAGACATCTCAGAACAGCTCCTGGTCAAGTGTGCTACAAGAGGTCACGCTTGTAGTACAGTTTAACTTTGAGTGCAAGAAGATTTGGAATGACACATTTGACAATCCTAGCATGATCTGCACTGTTCCTGATGGGAAAAAAGCTTTTTGTCAG GGTGATTCAGGGAGTCCTCTTATCTGTGGAAATGCAGCAGAAGGAATAGCTGCATATACTTTTCGTGAAAACTGCTTAAACCGCAAGTACCCAGAGGTATATATGAAGATCTCCTACTTTAATTCATGGATTAAACAAGTAATAGGCTAG
- the LOC132891220 gene encoding granzyme B-like isoform X2, whose translation MVSVQINRAHVCGGMLIKEDYVLTTAHCVDAFTGNDKLEVVLGAHNITQKEPQQQRIHVQKYIKYPCYKKNKRPDDIMLLKLKTAAKLNNAVKVLDLPKKNENIPARQKCSIAGWGKTSQNSSWSSVLQEVTLVVQFNFECKKIWNDTFDNPSMICTVPDGKKAFCQGDSGSPLICGNAAEGIAAYTFRENCLNRKYPEVYMKISYFNSWIKQVIG comes from the exons ATGGTGTCTGTTCAGATTAACAGGGCACACGTGTGTGGTGGTATGCTTATAAAAGAAGATTATGTGCTGACTACAGCCCACTGTGTAGA TGCCTTTACTGGAAACGACAAGTTGGAAGTTGTACTGGGAGCTCACAACATCACACAAAAGGAGCCCCAGCAACAGAGAATCCATGTGCAGAAATACATAAAGTACCCGTGTTACAAGAAGAACAAACGTCCAGATGATATCATGCTACTGAAG CTGAAGACTGCAGCCAAGCTGAACAATGCCGTAAAGGTTCTTGATCTACCTAAGAAGAATGAGAACATTCCAGCTCGTCAGAAGTGTTCCATAGCTGGCTGGGGCAAGACATCTCAGAACAGCTCCTGGTCAAGTGTGCTACAAGAGGTCACGCTTGTAGTACAGTTTAACTTTGAGTGCAAGAAGATTTGGAATGACACATTTGACAATCCTAGCATGATCTGCACTGTTCCTGATGGGAAAAAAGCTTTTTGTCAG GGTGATTCAGGGAGTCCTCTTATCTGTGGAAATGCAGCAGAAGGAATAGCTGCATATACTTTTCGTGAAAACTGCTTAAACCGCAAGTACCCAGAGGTATATATGAAGATCTCCTACTTTAATTCATGGATTAAACAAGTAATAGGCTAG